From the genome of Gemmatimonadota bacterium:
TCCTGGACCGTCGCGGCGTGGCCGATCACGCCGTATGGGTCTTCCTCCACGGGACGCTGTCCCCCGCCCAGGCCCGCGCCGAAGGTGATGATGTGCCAGCCCCTTTCCCTGGCGTCGTCGAGCATGGCGGCGAAAAGGCGTTCCTTTTCGGGATCGCGCGTTCCCTCCGCGGGCGGATCGACACCGAAGGAACGGTACACGGCGGGATCGCTCTCTAAAACAGGCATCCTCGTGCCGTCGTCCCGTTCGAAGTGGAGATAGCCCACCACGATGCCGGTGACGCCCCCGTCCTGCCACGCGTCGAAGATCCGCTTGTAGTCGGAGATGTACCGATCGAGGGGGTTGTGGACGAAGATCCAGGCTTCCATTTCGTTCTCCTTTTACGAGGTCAAAAGCCGGCACAGATGGGGGATGAACAGCCGGTTGTCGGCCGCGACATAGATCAGCTCGCCCCCCATGCGGCTGAAACTCTTGCCCATGCGGTTGTAGTAGGCCGGGTCGTCCATGGGCGGCTCCCCGGCGTTCCAGTCCCAGTTCTCCGCCGTGAGGTCGTTCACCGCGATGAGGGGCCGCACGGGTCCGAGCCCGTCCTGCCGCCGCAGGTTGTTGGCGATCGAGACGGACTTTTCGAAGACCTGGGGCGCCATGATCGAGGAGCCGACGGACAGGAACACGCCGCCGTCGATGCGGGAGACGCCCTCGGCGAAGATCTGGAAATCGATCATCCCGCCCCGACCGTAGGCGGCGCCGCCGGCCAGGGGATGGGTATAGACGATGTCGTACCCGATACCGGGATGCACGGTGAGCGGCACGCCCAGACGACAGGCATTCCCGGTCAGTGAATGTTGCTTGTAGGGATGTTCGACGGCGTGGCGGCCCGGTGCGATTCCGTGGCGCACGATCGTCTGCAGGAGGTCGGCGCGGGCGGGCATGGCCTCGTCGTCTGCGGGATCGGCGGACCAGTCCGCGAGGGCCTGCCGAAGTTCGGCCGGGTCGGGAATGCGGTACCCGTCCTCCACGATCATCCGCCCCACCGACTCCCCGTAACCCAGGCCGTCCGCCGTGCCGGCCAGTACCGCCAGCGCCGTATGCCGGCCGGTCTCGTCCCACGTGCCGAAACGTCCCCGGGCGACATGGCCGCGCACGTCCTCCTCGGACCTTCCGTGGAAGGCGTATTCCCAGTCGTGGATCACGCCCGCGCCGTTGGTGGCCAGGTGGGTGATCCAGCCCGCTTCCATCATGCGCGTGACCACGGGACCAAGCCCGTTCTTCACGAGGTGCGCGCCGTAGGCCAGCATGACGGAAGCGCCCCTGGAACGGGCTGCGCGCATGCGGCCCGCTATCGTCTGGATCTGGCCTGCCTGGCGGGATGTAGCCGGGGGCAGCGGACTATCGGGATCGACGCGTATGTCGTCGATATGATGCTTGCTTTCCCGGTCCGCCAGCGGTTCAACATGCACCCTGCGGCCATCGATGCGCGGGTAGCCCATGGGCGTCCGTTCCGGAGGTGTGATGCATGGAGGAGAGGATCGATCGCCTGCCTGAAGGCTAATATACGTCCGGGCCCGGTCACGCCAACTTTTTTCAGATACCGATTTCGACGCCCTTGACCGACACGCCCTGGCGGGTGATCTCGAGGTCGACCCGGCACGCTTCCGTGTCGATGAGGAGCCGGTAGGCGCCCGGCGTACCCGGGGCGAAGGAAACGGTGTCGAGGACCTGGCCCTTTAGGGCGGCCAGGGCCTCGTTGGTCTCCGCGACGGCCTGCTTGACGGCCGCTCCCCGAGGCGTGCCGTTGAACAGCCGGAGGAACCGCTTCTCGGCTACGGCGCTCTGGCGCCGACGCACGCGGCCGGACTGCAGGGTGAGTTCGAGGATGTTCTCGAGGCTGGGGACGTTTTCCGGGGAAACCTGTCCCGTTTCGATGTCCCGCCGCAGGGCGAGGTAGGGGATCCTGGCATCCTCGTCCGGCAGGGACGCGGTGAATCCGTCCAGCTCTTCCAGCAGCAGTTCCCGGTCCTGTTCGTCCAATCTCGGGACGCCGCCGTCACGTCCGGGCATTGCTGTCCCCTTCGACCGATCCGCCGCACACCACGGATCGCGTGCACCGTCCATCCCGTTCCACGGGTCGCGGTGACGCCAAGGTGTCGCTTGCGGAAAACCCCGTGGCCAGGAAGGATTCCTCGGCCCCGCCGAGCCGCCAGGCGGATTCACGGACGATCCTGCGCAACAGGCGCAGGTAGAGGATGGCCGCACCACTCATTTTTCCGCCTCCTCGGCCACCAGCGCTTCCATCTCGTGCTCGAAACCGCCGGTCTCCACTGGGCAGTGCATGCCGCATTCCTTGGGCGCGTTCTTTTCCCACCACCAGCGTCCCGCGCGCGAATCTTCGCCGGGCTTCGTGACCCGCGTGCACGGCATGCAGCCGATGCTGGTATAGCCCTGCTCGTAGAGGGGATGTTTCGGGACGTCATAGAGCTCGATGTAGTCCCAGACCTCTTCCTGGGTCCAGTCCGCCAGGGGGCTGATCTTCGCCAGTCCGCCGTGGTCGTGATCGATCTCGATCTTGCGGATGTTCGCCCGGCTGGCCCACTGGTCGCGCCGCAGCCCGGTGAACCATCCGTCCAGGCCCTCCAGGGCGCGCCGGATCGGTTCGACCTTGCGCACGTTGCAGCACTTGAAACGCGATTCCACGGACTTGTAGAACAGGTTCACGCCGTGGGCGCCCACCATGTTCTCCACCTGGAGCAGGTCGGGGAAATACACCTGGATGTCGATGTCGTAGTGGTCCCGGACCTGGTCGATGAAGTCGTAGGTCTCCTGGTGCAGCCGGCCCGTGTCCACCGTGAACACGTGGATGTTCGGATCGATCTGCCAGGCCATGTCCAGCAGGACCATCCCCTCCGCCTGAAAGCTCGTACACAGTCCGGCGCGCCGGCCCCAGCGGTCCAGGGCCCATTCGATCACGGTCTCGGGGGATTCCCCGTCGAACTCGATGGCCAGTTGTCCGGCTTCGAACTCGTCCAGGAAGTCGCGGCCGGGGTGGTCGATGTGTTCCAGGTGGTCCGGGCGGTCCGGGCGGTCCATGGTGCTCATTCCTCTCCTGTGGCAATCGCGGCGAGTTCGATTCCGGCGGCTATCGCGGTCAACTCGTCGTCGCTGTGGCGGTGAAAGAACTTCTGTATGGTCTCGTCGTCCGTTTTCTGGTCCAGGTAAGCGCCGAACAGCCGTTCGGTATAGACATGGACGGACTCCGCGGGCACGCGCCGAAGCACGGGCTGGCCGATGGCGGCCTGTCCGCTCAGGCCGCCGCGGAGGAACAGGTCGTATCCCCGCAGCCGCTCGCCGCCCTCGCCCCGCTCGCGGAGCGTCGTGGCCTGAAACCCGATATCGCCGATCCAGTGGTGGGCGCACGCGTGGGGACAGCCGTCCAGGTTCAGCCGCAGGCCCTTCGCCCGGTCGCCGAAGACACGCTCCATGTGTTCCACGATCTCCGCCATCTTGGTCTTGGTCTCCCCGACCGAATAGTTGCAGAAGGGCTCGCCCGTGCACGCGATGCTGGTTCCCCGCAGGTCGTTGACCTCCATGGGAAAGCCGATGCCGGCCACCGCGCCGGTAACGGATTCCAGCCGGTCTCGGGGAATGTCCGTGAGGATGACGTTCTGGCGGCGGGTCAGCCGGAATTCACCCCCGTATTCGTCGGCCAGGTCGGCCAGCTGGATCATCTGCGTGCCGGTGCAAAGTCCCAGGAACACGGGAAAACCGGCGTAGTACAGTCCTTCCTGCACCTGTTCGTGTATGCCCGTGTGGTCGTGCTCCACCTCGGGCGGCGCGGGTGCCTCGCCATCGTCCAGACGGTATCCCAGGCGGGCTTCCACGCGCTCGCGGTAGGTTTCGACGCCCAGGTCGTCGACCATGAATTTCATCCGGGCCTTCACGCGGGACATGCGGTACTTGAGGTCTTCCTTCCACACATCGATGATGGCGCGAAGGACCGGGATTACGTCGTCCACAGGCACGAAAACGCCCAGGTCGCTCGACAGCCGCGGCCAGGTGGACAGGCCGCCGCCGATCCGGATTGCGAACCCGGGGCGGCCCTCCCGGACGAGGCCCATCAGGCTGATGCAGTTGATCTCCGGCGCGTTGCACTGGTGGGAGCAGCAGGAGATGGTGATCTTGTGCTTCCGTGGCAGGTCGCAGTAATCGGGGTTCCCGTAGAAGAAATCGGCGACTGCCTCGATGACCGGACGGGCGTTGAAGAGTTCGTCGGCGGCCAGACCCGCCACGGGGCAGCCCGTGATGTTGCGCACAGTGTCGCCGCATCCGCCGCTCGTGGACAGCCCCGCGTCATTCAGCGTTTCGAAGATCCGGGGCAGGTCGTTCAGTTTCATGCCGTGGAGCTGGATGTTCTGGCGCGTGGTCAGCTCGCCGTAGTCGCCGCCGAAGTCCTGGGAGACCCGGCCGATGGTGCGCAGCTTGTGTGGCGTGAGCCGTCCGCCCGGCAGCTTGACCCGCATCATGAAGTGGCCCACCTTGGGCTTGTCGTGATACAGCCCGTACCACTGCAGGCGCACCACGTCCTCCTCCGATATCTCCTCGTAGCCCCGGTCGATCAGTTCCGGCAGGTCGTTGATGACCTCCATGGGCGCCTTTTCGTGCTTGAGCCGTTCCACGTAGTTGCGCTTCCGGACCAGGTCCCAGGTGGGTTCCGGTTGTTCGCGCCGAGGTCTGCGGACCGCTTTTGCCATTTTGTTCCCGTTCGAGGTGCGTCTGCCAGGTACGTCTGGCCACGATTTGTTGAAAACGAACTCCCAGTATACCGGGGTCGGAATGGGGCGTCAATAGAAAAAATTACAAACTTGATCAAAATGGTAAATATTAGCGATTCGGCATGGCGCTAGTATTTGGTTTACGAGATCCGGGCTGCCAAATCACACTGATACGATTAGAGGGTCAAAACTACGCTATAGCGGGGCGGGAACTGTCCTGGGCTGAAGGACCTTAAGTAGGGCACACTAGGTGAAAGGAGGGATTATCGATGACCGAATATCTGAATCATGAAGGCAGGATAAGCCGGCTCGAGGGGATTATCGAGCAGATCGACAAGCGATTGGGAACGATTGAAAGGGTGGGCTTTTCAATTCTTGCGACTATCACGGCGCTGTTGGCTGGTGTTGCTACGATTCTGGTTAAACTGTGGTCCTAGTGAGTGATGGACCGGAAGGTCGCCGGGACCGGGATCCACGCTTGTTGCCGAAATCAACGGCCTTCATGCGATCCTTAAGACGATCCTTCACCCGATTCCTCATCCGATTCTTCGATCCGTTGCTTTCGCATCCACAGCCAGTAGGCCGGGATGCCCAACGAGGTGATGGTCAGCCCGATCAGGGTATTTCCGGGGTCGCTGACGACGATGGACACGAAGAAGATCACGCCGATGAGCACGAAGATCGCGGGCGTGACGGGATACCCGAGCGTGCGGTAAGGCCTGGGCACGTCGGGCCGGGTGCGCCGGAAGATGAACACGCTGAAGGTGGTCGTGATGTAGAAGAGCCACAGGGAGCCGGTCCGCGCCGCGATGATGGCGCCCCAGTCGCCCAGGAAGATGATATTTAGGATGCCCACAACGGCCAGGAACACGACGGCGTTGGCCGGCGTTCGGTAGTGCGGGTGGACGCGCGCGACCCATGAGAAGAACATCTTCTCGCGGGCCATGGCGAAGAAGACGCGCGGTCCGGTCAGCATGCCGGCGTTCACGGTGCCGAAGGTGGAGATCATGGCGGTCGCGGCGATGAAAGCCGCCCCGATCGGTCCGACGAGTGCTTGCATGGTCTCGGATGCGACCCGTTCGCTCTCGGCGACGCCCGTGTTGGAAAGCACCAGCAGATAAGCGCTGTTCACGAGCAGGTAGACGACGGTGGTGATGGCGAGACCCAGTATGATGGAAAAGGGCACCCAGCGTCTCGGATTCTTGATCTCCTCCGCCACGTAGGTCGATCCGTCCCAACCGTCGTAGGCGCCGAAGGACGCCATCATGCCGAGGCTGACCAGGCTGAGGAAACCGATGGTGAGCGTGGAATCGGAAGGCCAGACCGGCTGGAAATTACTCGTGTCGGGCGTGATCCCGAAGGCCAGGGCGACCATGAGGAGCAACCCGCCCACCTTGAGAAAGGAAGACAGGTTCTGGACGAGACCACCGAACCGCACGCCCAGGTAATTGATGAAGGCCAGGATGATCAGGGCGATGATCGCCACGCCCCGCATGGCCCAGTCCGGGTATGGACTGTACTGGCTGACGAAATAACCCAGGTAGGTGGAGAATACGATGGAGATGGCCGCCAGGTCGCAGGGACGTATGACCAGGAGCGAGGTCCACCCGAAGAGGAAAGCCCACAGTCGCCCGTAGGCTTCTTTCAGGAATACGTACACGCCGCCTGAACGCGGCATGAGGCCGCCCAGTTCGGCGAAAGTCACCGCGCCGCAGAAGGCCATGAAGGCGCAGATGACCCAGACCAGGAGGTTCCAGCCGGAAGTACCCACGTATCCGGCCACGATGGCGGGTCCCGCGAAGATGCCGGAACCGATGATCCCACCGATAATCACGGTCGTCGCCGTGACCGGTCCCAGGTCCCGCTTGAGTTCGGTCTCTTCCCCGAAGGAATCGGATCGAGCGTCCCTCTGAGCATCGCTCATGGCTGCCTCGAACGGGATTTCCCGGATGAATTGTTAAGGGGTGTTGTGCTTAATGTGGTCTTTTTTTCGGTGCGTGTAAATGATTAATCGCGCGAAACGGCGTTCAGATCATTACGGCGCGCCGGGGTTCAGCGCCCTTCCGCGATGCCCAGCCCGATGATCCGGTCGGCGTTGCGCCAGAGGATTTTCTCGCACACTTCGGGGGTGATGTGCCCCTCGTCCCGTCGGGCGCGGAGCCACTCGATATGCTGGAAATCGAGTTCGGCGTCCGTGTGATCGAGCCCGAGCAACAGCCGGTCCTGGAATTCGTCCAGGAACACGTAGGTGAAGGCCGGGTCGCGGGTCAGGGCATTGAATCCGGAGCCCGCCGACAGGTCGCCGCACAGGTTGGGATAGGTCCTGAACAGCCGGACCAGGGTTCCGCCGGGCGCGATTGGCGTCTTGGCGTAACCTTCCTTCCGGTCGGCCGTGAGATCGCCGCTGATCTCGCTCCAGAAGGAGGCGCTGTGGCCGAAGAAGCGCAGGTTCGGAAACCGTTGGAGGGCCTTCTCGAACCGTGGAAAACCCAGTTCGTCGATCAGTCCGTACGTAACGACCTCCGGCGGCGAGGTGTGAAAGGTCACGGGCAGGCCCAGGTCCTCGCACGCGGCGAAAAGATTCCATAGCCGGGGATCATCCCAGTACACCCGGCTGGTCAACTCCCCCACGCCCCTGGCGCCGCGGGCCACGTACTGATCCAGCACGTCGCGGAACGCGTCCACGCTGTCCAGGTCGTAACGGCGCACGTCGAAATCGCAGAAGGGGATGAACCGCCCGGGGTAGAGCCGGCAGATGTCGAAGACCTCGCCCATGCTCTGGGGTTCCCCGATCACCTCGGCGGACGTGAGCGGCAGGATCACTGCCTTGTCGATCCCCTTCTCGTCCATGCGCCGGACCTGCTCCTCGGCCGACATCATGGGCAGGCCGTTGTTGCGTTTCTTCAGCACCGGCCAGCGGAAGACGTGAGCGTGAATGTCGATGACCATGATGAACCTTTTACTTATGCTACGGTCTTCAGTCGGACGGATGGAAGTTTCTTCAGACGTTGGTTGACCGGATCCACTTCAATCCCCGCGGATAACAGCGCGGTAGCACCGAGCTGCGGTTCGGTGCCCGGTTCGCCGAAGAGCACGGTCCCGCCTACGTGCTCACCCATCACTTCGAGCGTAGCCACGGTGACATCCACCGAAATCTCGCTGCCGTCCTCCAGCGTGTAAACGCGTGTCGTCCTTGGCTTCAGGCCAATACTCTCGAGATACGGCCGAGGGACAAGGGTGTCGGTGGCACCTGTGTCCACCAGGAACAGTCCCTCCCAGTACTTCCGCGCATCCGCAGGATTGGTGACCCTGACCCTGGCATGGATCGCACCCAACTCGTGTCTCCTTCCGGGAAAGCCCGTACTAAGTCACCCCAGCCCCCACACCTCCGCCGCCGTACCCCCCAGCAACCGGTCTTTCTCCGCACTCGTAAGGAAGTCGTAACCCTCCAGGACCAGCAGCAGCTCGTCGGCCAGCGAAAGCCAGTTGTGCTTCACCCGGTGATGTCCCGGGTACCCGGTGCCCCACATGGCCCGTTCCACCCCGAAGGCATCCAGAAGCGCGCGGATGAAAGGGTGCATGTCGCGGAAGGGGAAGGGCTCCTGCGACCGCCCCTTCACGTCCGAGATCTTCACGAAAATCCGGTCGTGCCGGGCCAGGTCGAGAATGGGCTGGAAGACCTCCATCCCGGTTTCAGGATCGGGATATCCCATGTGGTCGATGATCAGCGTCATGTCCGGATGGCGCCGGGCGATCTCGTCGACCTGGGGCGCATCCCCGGGCCTCATGTGGAACTGGATCACCGCGTCCCGTGCGGCGAGTTTCTCCCACATGGTCCGGTTGTCTTCTTTCACGAGAATCTGCTCGTCCGGATAGTAGAAGGGGTGGAAACGGAAACCGACCAGCCCCCGGTCCTCCATCCAGTACCGGACCTGCTCGGCGTTCCCTTCGGTATCCTGCGGGTCGATCAGGCCGTGCCCCACGAACCGGTCCGGAAACCGGGCCACGGAATCGGACATGTAGCCGTTGTCCCATGTCGACCACGACGTCTGCACCAGCACGCTTACGTCCACGCCGTTGGCGTCCATGTCTTCGATCAACTCGTCGGCCGTACCGGGCTCGTCCGGCTCCGCCGTCCACGTCGGTGCGGTGGGCCCCACCGGGTACCGGGGCGGATCGATCTCCCAGACATGTACGTGAGTATCGACGATCATGTGGTGGTCCTTATCCTTTAAGGTGTATCACACACTACACGTATCGTAGGCCGCCTGCATCGCGGCCAGCGGGTCGCCCAGGGGCACGAACTCGTGGCCGACGTACCCCGCGTAACCGGTCTCGCCGATGGCGCGCATGACGGGCGGGTAGTAGATCTCCTGGGTCTCGTCGAGGTCGTTCCGGCCGGGGTTGCCCGCCGTGTGGAAGTGGCCGATGTGCGCGATGTTGACCCGGATGGTGCGGATCAGGTCGCCTTCCATGATCTGCATGTGGTAGATGTCGTAGAGCAGCTTGACCCGCGGCGAACCGACCCCCTCGCAGACGGACACGCCCCAGTCCGTGTAGTCGCACTGGTAGTCCGGGTGGTTCACCTTGCTGTTGAGCAGTTCCATGCACAGGGTTACGCCCTTCTCCTCTGCGGCCTTCACGACGCGCAGCAGGCCCTCGATGCAGTTGTCGCGGCCTTCGTCGTCGGACTTGCCCGCCCGGTTGCCCGAGAAGCAGATCAGGCCGGGTATTTCGTAAGCGACGGCCTGGTCCATGTTGGCCAACAGTTCGTCCTCGATACGGTCGTGATTCTCCCGCTTGTTCAACCCGTCGGGCAGGGAAGCGTGGCCCACGACGATGGCGATGTCCATGCCCGCGTCGCGCACCTGGTTCCAGTGCTCCTCCGGCAGCATCTCGACGGACGCGTAGCCCATACGCGCCGCTTCCCGGATAAGCGATTCCGGGGTTAGCCCGCCCCGGTTGAAACAGCCGAAACAGATGGACTGCCTGATGGTGCTCATTAATGGCTCCTTCAGATGTGGCGCGCCGTCACCCGTACGCGCCGTGCTCCAGGAACCCGAACAGGCGTTTCTGGCGGGGATCGGCATCACGGTATACGTGCTCGGGCATGGTGTAGTCGATGAAGGGGAAGTACTTGTGGCCGATGACGCGCCGCGCGTAGGTGATCTGGGTGATGTACCGCGTGCGGTCGCTCCGGTTCGGCCCGCCCCGGTGCCAGACCTGGTTGTTGAACATGGTGACGCTGCCCGCCGGGCCGAGGTTGTAGTGGATCCGGTCCTCCCACTCGGTACCCTCCAGCGAATCGGGACAGGGACGGCCGAGGAGGTGGGAACCCGGGATGACTTCCGTACCGCCGTGTTCGGGTTCTGTGACGTCGGTGAGATAGTAGTTGCAGGTGAAGAAGAGGACCGGCAATCGGATGTTCTGCGGAGGGTCTCCATCCGTCACCAGGAAATGGGGCGCGTCGTCCTGGTGCCACCGGAAGGACCCGCCGGGACGCGTCTTAAAGGAGTTGTTGTGGATGACGTGGCAGTTCTCGGCCACCAGCGCCTCGGCGAAGCTGACGATGGGCTCGAGGTCGAAGAGGCGGCGGTTCGTCTCGCTGAACTCGAACATGCGGTGGCACAGCGCCATGTGCTCGCTGACCGAATTCAGTCCGTTGGGGTTCTCCCGCAAGCCGTAGTCCAGGTCCCCGCGCAGGGCATCGCACCAGTCGGGCGGCAGCACGTTCTCCAGGAAAAGGAATCCCTGGCGGTTGAACGTATCGACCCAGTCCTGGATCTGCGCCGGTCCGGCGACTTTGCCACCCAGGGGGATTGTGCCGGTGGTCATGCCGTTTCCGTTACTTCGATCGAATTTGAGAAATGTGTTTTAGGAGATATGGTTCTCGTGTACCGGATATAACCGTGCACATGAAAACCGAATTAAACCGCGCTGATGGGAATGTGCAAGGGATTAAGTCCTTGGGTGGTCGGGGCTAGCCAACTCACAGGAAGATGATTGATTGGGACAGCCAGGTAGCGCATTCTTACGTAGTGCCCCGGTCCATGAACACTGGGGCTTTAAGAAGGAGGGTAACTATGATTCGTCCAACCGGGGTGAAAGCCCTTGATGGACACCGTCTCTGGCTCGAGTACTCCGATGGGTCCGCCGGAGAGGTCGATCTTTCCCATCTAGCGGGTATCGGGGTGTTTATCGCTTGGAATGATCATGGACGCTTCGAGGAGGTCCATATAGCCCCGCACGGAGCAATTGCCTGGGACGATGCCCTTGAACTTTGCCCTGATGCACTGTACTTGGCGCTTTCCGGCAAGTCTGTCGAAGAAGCCATGCCCGGTGTGCAAACGCTGACTGAGAATGCCTGAACTCTGCCAGCCGTCTGACCCCGCCCGGTAAGATTGCTCCGCTGGAGTAAACAGGACCAAAAACACCACATCGAATACGGCAACACCTCCTGTAGATAATCAACACCCTCCTACATATCCAAATCGTCAAGTACGCAAGCTGTCTTCGCGGCTGTTGCAATTACGGCCCTGGTCTGCGACTTCAGGTATAGTCCGCTTAGACAGGTTTTTCTTGACTTTCTTAAAATAACTAGTTATCTGACTAGTTATAATATCGTTCTTCAGTCCAAATGGGAACGTCGATCATCGATCAGGTCACTTTGTCATGGGCAGGGAATGGCAGGTCCAGGAAGCGAAGGCGAAGTTCAGCGAACTCCTCGAAACGAGCCGGGAGGAGGGTCCTCAGGTCGTGACCAAGCGGGGCGTGAAAACGGCCGTCCTGGTTTCCATCGAAACGTGGGAACGGATGGCGCGGTCGACCCGGCTCGGCCTAAAGGACCTGCTGCTGTCGCCGGAAGCGCGCACCGAGTCCCTGACGCCACTGCGGGAACGGCGTCGAACGCGCGGGACGGCAGACCCGTCAGGACCGGCAAACCCGGCAGACCCAGCAAACCCGCCAGGACCGGCAAACCCGGAATGACCCATGTATCTACTGGATACCGAAGTCGTATCGGAGCTTCGCAGGAGCCAGCCGCACAAGGATGCGCTGGCGTGGTTTTCGGACGTGGCCCCGGACCAGGTCTACCTTTCCGCCGTGACCGTGGGCGAGATTCAGACGGGCATCGAGTTCGCCCGGGCAAAGGATGCTTCCCGGGCGGCGGAACTGGAGTCCTGGATGGGCAAACTGATGGATTCCCAACGTGTCCTTCCCATGGATACGGCGGTCTTCCGCGTGTGGGGAAGGCTTCTGTACCGCCGGTGGGACGTCCGCATGACCGACGCCATGATCGCCGCGACGGCCGTGGTGCACCGGCTGACCGTGGTCACCGGGGATCCAGAATCCTATGACCGGCTCGGCGTAGAAACGCTGAATCCATACGAGAAGGTAAACGGTAATGTATGACGTAGACGCCATCGCCGCCTACGACCGGGAGAACGTGGCGGACATCAAGGCCCGCCAGGGCCGGATCAACGAGGACGGGCGCGCGGCCGGGCTGAAGATCACGGACGTGCGCACCTGGCGCGTGCTGATGCCGTGGCGGGGCACGAAGCGATGGGACGGGTCCGCGGAAGGGTTCTCATTCGCCGAATTCGAAACAGACCAGGGCCTGGTGGGCGTAGCCGAAGGTTTGTCCAGCGAGGCCGACGCGCTGCGTTCCCGGGTCCTGGGAAAAAACCCCTTCGAACCGGAGGTCCGCGGGTTGATGGGCCTGGCCTACTGGGACCTGGCCGGCAAGATCGCCGGAAAGCCCCTCTACCGGTACCTTCGCGAGGTCTTCGAACTGGATACTCCGGTGGTCACGAAGATCCCCATCGCGGCCTACACCTGGTGCCGCTTCCCCGACGTGAACGGCGAGCACGAGGTGACCTTCGACACCTATCCGCGGCACGTGAAAGCGCTCATGGAGGACGAGACCTTCCGGATCATCAAGCTGTCCATGTGCGACTTCGAGCCCCATCGTTACGTCGAGCTCATCCACAACATCCGCGATGAGGTGGGCTTCGACGTGGACATCCGCGTCGATCCCCACGCGTCGTGGAGCGAGAGCGAAGCCCTGCGGTTCATGCAGGGGGTGGAGGACTGCCGGATCGAATGGATCGAGGAACCCGTCGGCGGCCGGTTCGAGAACATCTTCCGCGCCGGCCACCGCCTGCGGCTCATGAGCAGCATCCCCATTTCCTCCCATGTCTGGCTGCCGCCCCTCCGCCGGGACGCGGCGCCCCGCCCCTACGGCGCTCATGTTTCGGGCCGCTACGGCGACGAGACCCTGGACCAGCCGCTGGACCTCGACGCCATACGCCGCCACGTGGCCGCCGACGTGACCGCGCCGGACGCCTACGCGGGGCCGCTGGCCCTCAAGCGGTACTACGACACCGCCCGGTTCATGGGCATGGAACTGGGCATGCACAGCGCCTACGAACTGGGTCCGGGCACGGCCATT
Proteins encoded in this window:
- a CDS encoding phosphoadenylyl-sulfate reductase, producing MDRPDRPDHLEHIDHPGRDFLDEFEAGQLAIEFDGESPETVIEWALDRWGRRAGLCTSFQAEGMVLLDMAWQIDPNIHVFTVDTGRLHQETYDFIDQVRDHYDIDIQVYFPDLLQVENMVGAHGVNLFYKSVESRFKCCNVRKVEPIRRALEGLDGWFTGLRRDQWASRANIRKIEIDHDHGGLAKISPLADWTQEEVWDYIELYDVPKHPLYEQGYTSIGCMPCTRVTKPGEDSRAGRWWWEKNAPKECGMHCPVETGGFEHEMEALVAEEAEK
- a CDS encoding nitrite/sulfite reductase is translated as MAKAVRRPRREQPEPTWDLVRKRNYVERLKHEKAPMEVINDLPELIDRGYEEISEEDVVRLQWYGLYHDKPKVGHFMMRVKLPGGRLTPHKLRTIGRVSQDFGGDYGELTTRQNIQLHGMKLNDLPRIFETLNDAGLSTSGGCGDTVRNITGCPVAGLAADELFNARPVIEAVADFFYGNPDYCDLPRKHKITISCCSHQCNAPEINCISLMGLVREGRPGFAIRIGGGLSTWPRLSSDLGVFVPVDDVIPVLRAIIDVWKEDLKYRMSRVKARMKFMVDDLGVETYRERVEARLGYRLDDGEAPAPPEVEHDHTGIHEQVQEGLYYAGFPVFLGLCTGTQMIQLADLADEYGGEFRLTRRQNVILTDIPRDRLESVTGAVAGIGFPMEVNDLRGTSIACTGEPFCNYSVGETKTKMAEIVEHMERVFGDRAKGLRLNLDGCPHACAHHWIGDIGFQATTLRERGEGGERLRGYDLFLRGGLSGQAAIGQPVLRRVPAESVHVYTERLFGAYLDQKTDDETIQKFFHRHSDDELTAIAAGIELAAIATGEE
- a CDS encoding amino acid permease translates to MSDAQRDARSDSFGEETELKRDLGPVTATTVIIGGIIGSGIFAGPAIVAGYVGTSGWNLLVWVICAFMAFCGAVTFAELGGLMPRSGGVYVFLKEAYGRLWAFLFGWTSLLVIRPCDLAAISIVFSTYLGYFVSQYSPYPDWAMRGVAIIALIILAFINYLGVRFGGLVQNLSSFLKVGGLLLMVALAFGITPDTSNFQPVWPSDSTLTIGFLSLVSLGMMASFGAYDGWDGSTYVAEEIKNPRRWVPFSIILGLAITTVVYLLVNSAYLLVLSNTGVAESERVASETMQALVGPIGAAFIAATAMISTFGTVNAGMLTGPRVFFAMAREKMFFSWVARVHPHYRTPANAVVFLAVVGILNIIFLGDWGAIIAARTGSLWLFYITTTFSVFIFRRTRPDVPRPYRTLGYPVTPAIFVLIGVIFFVSIVVSDPGNTLIGLTITSLGIPAYWLWMRKQRIEESDEESGEGSS
- a CDS encoding amidohydrolase family protein; the protein is MVIDIHAHVFRWPVLKKRNNGLPMMSAEEQVRRMDEKGIDKAVILPLTSAEVIGEPQSMGEVFDICRLYPGRFIPFCDFDVRRYDLDSVDAFRDVLDQYVARGARGVGELTSRVYWDDPRLWNLFAACEDLGLPVTFHTSPPEVVTYGLIDELGFPRFEKALQRFPNLRFFGHSASFWSEISGDLTADRKEGYAKTPIAPGGTLVRLFRTYPNLCGDLSAGSGFNALTRDPAFTYVFLDEFQDRLLLGLDHTDAELDFQHIEWLRARRDEGHITPEVCEKILWRNADRIIGLGIAEGR
- a CDS encoding clan AA aspartic protease, producing the protein MGAIHARVRVTNPADARKYWEGLFLVDTGATDTLVPRPYLESIGLKPRTTRVYTLEDGSEISVDVTVATLEVMGEHVGGTVLFGEPGTEPQLGATALLSAGIEVDPVNQRLKKLPSVRLKTVA
- a CDS encoding amidohydrolase gives rise to the protein MIVDTHVHVWEIDPPRYPVGPTAPTWTAEPDEPGTADELIEDMDANGVDVSVLVQTSWSTWDNGYMSDSVARFPDRFVGHGLIDPQDTEGNAEQVRYWMEDRGLVGFRFHPFYYPDEQILVKEDNRTMWEKLAARDAVIQFHMRPGDAPQVDEIARRHPDMTLIIDHMGYPDPETGMEVFQPILDLARHDRIFVKISDVKGRSQEPFPFRDMHPFIRALLDAFGVERAMWGTGYPGHHRVKHNWLSLADELLLVLEGYDFLTSAEKDRLLGGTAAEVWGLG
- a CDS encoding TIM barrel protein; this encodes MSTIRQSICFGCFNRGGLTPESLIREAARMGYASVEMLPEEHWNQVRDAGMDIAIVVGHASLPDGLNKRENHDRIEDELLANMDQAVAYEIPGLICFSGNRAGKSDDEGRDNCIEGLLRVVKAAEEKGVTLCMELLNSKVNHPDYQCDYTDWGVSVCEGVGSPRVKLLYDIYHMQIMEGDLIRTIRVNIAHIGHFHTAGNPGRNDLDETQEIYYPPVMRAIGETGYAGYVGHEFVPLGDPLAAMQAAYDTCSV